The nucleotide window ACGACACTCTTCCAACCGCCAAAACAACCGAATGGGTAGCCCTTATCCTATTAAGCGCCGTTTTAATCATAGTAGGCATTATCCCCCGCCTATTAACCGATTTCCTGAATGTTGGGGTAAATGACTATTTGAAGCTGTTTGTAAGATAGGTTTGCGTATTGCGTAGTTCGTATTCCTGATTCCGGAAAATACGCACTACGCAATACGTACTACGCTGGCTGCTAATTAAGGAAAGTGAAATAGATGCCGAGTGAAGGAATAAATGGTCTGATATTGCTGCTGCCGCACGCATGCCTGATGGCGTTTGCGTTGCTGGTGCTTGTCGTCGAAGCGGTAACGCCGTCTCGTTGGCGCGCTTCGGCTTGGACGGCGTTTATTGCCTTTGTAGTAAGCGCGGCATTGGCGATTTGGCTCTCACGTGAAGGCAGTTTGTGGAACGGCATCTATATATGGGACGGGTTCGCAAGGATGGTGACCATCATCATTCTCACCGTCGGTGCGTTGGTCTGCTTGGCATCCTCCTGCTGCGAAGAATGGCGGCCAACGGCAGATTTCGGAACCTATTCAGTCCTATTAATCCTGAGTGCTCTTGGCTTTACTCTCATCTCATCAGCAGGTAGCTTGCTGATGCTCTACATTGCGCTGGAGCTAGGCACCGTCAGCTTATTTGCCCTCACCGGACATCACCGGACTGATCAACACAGCGGGGAAGCGGCGCTCAAGTATCTTGTTATCGGCGCGATTTCATCAGCGGTCTTGCTTTATGGCATTAGCTTGGTTTACGGCGCTTACGGAACCACCTACTATGCCCAAATCGCCGAGCGTATTACGCAGACAAGTCAACTCTCATACTTGGCGATCATTGGCCTGCCGCTGATAATCGGCGGGTTGGCATTCAAAATTACAGCCGCGCCCTTTCACCTATGGGCCCCCGATGTCTATGAAGGAGCGCCAACCCCCGTTACTGCTTTTCTATCGACAGCCTCAAAGACAGCAGGATTCGCGGCGC belongs to bacterium and includes:
- a CDS encoding NADH-quinone oxidoreductase subunit N, translated to MPSEGINGLILLLPHACLMAFALLVLVVEAVTPSRWRASAWTAFIAFVVSAALAIWLSREGSLWNGIYIWDGFARMVTIIILTVGALVCLASSCCEEWRPTADFGTYSVLLILSALGFTLISSAGSLLMLYIALELGTVSLFALTGHHRTDQHSGEAALKYLVIGAISSAVLLYGISLVYGAYGTTYYAQIAERITQTSQLSYLAIIGLPLIIGGLAFKITAAPFHLWAPDVYEGAPTPVTAFLSTASKTAGFAALIRLLYVALPHMEKDWVMILIAVSALSMTLGNLVALSQTSLKRMLAYSGVAQAGYLLIAVVAGMKDGLGSVLFFLWLYAFANTGAFFIAQAVQASDGSDAIDTLKGLRFRAPKHAFAMLIFLLSLGGIPPLAGFWGKWFLFVAGASAGYYVLVLIGAITSVIALYYYLMVAKRIYIDPPESTAPISRRAPLVTAIIICASATIIMGLYPRPWLTWGQSATLTVPPSPPAVVKTIGK